A genomic region of Zea mays cultivar B73 chromosome 6, Zm-B73-REFERENCE-NAM-5.0, whole genome shotgun sequence contains the following coding sequences:
- the WHY1 gene encoding single-stranded DNA-binding protein WHY1, chloroplastic gives MPPPAPLFLSLASTPPPALMPVHHPRAPQSLTLVPPVASSRKAAAVPACPVASPRHSDYFDPRAPPPPRGDGGYGRPPNGAQDGRVFTSYSIYKGKAALSFDPRPPLFVPLDSGAYKVAKEGFVLLQFAPAVATRQYDWTRKQVFSLSVWEIGTLLTLGPTDSCEFFHDPFKGRSEEGKVRKVLKIEPTPDGNGRFFNLSVQNRLINVDESIYIPITKGEFAVIVSTFNYIIPHLMGWSTFVSSIKPEESRPYSRPQSTSEYEWRR, from the exons ATGCCACCGCCGGCGCCGCTCTTCCTCTCGCTCGCCTCCACGCCACCGCCTGCGCTTATGCCCGTACACCACCCCAGGGCCCCGCAATCCCTAACCCTAGTCCCTCCGGTTGCCTCCTCCAGAAAGGCCGCCGCCGTTCCCGCGTGCCCCGTCGCCTCCCCGCGTCACTCCGACTACTTCGATCCGCGggctccgccgccgccgcgcggggaCGGAGGGTACGGGCGCCCTCCCAACGGCGCGCAGGACGGGAGGGTCTTCACGAGCTACAGCATCTACAAGGGCAAGGCCGCGCTGTCATTCGATCCTAGGCCGCCGCTCTTCGTGCCGCTCGAT TCTGGGGCGTACAAGGTGGCCAAGGAGGGCTTCGTGCTGCTGCAGTTCGCGCCCGCCGTGGCCACACGACAGTACGACTGGACGCGCAAGCAG GTGTTCTCGTTATCTGTGTGGGAGATAGGAACCCTGCTTACTCTTGGTCCAACAGATTCATGCGAGTTCTTTCATGACCCTTTCAAGGGGCGGAG CGAAGAAGGTAAAGTGCGTAAGGTTCTAAAAATTGAGCCAACACCAGATGGCAATGGTCGCTTTTTCAACCTCA GTGTCCAGAATCGGCTTATCAACGTTGATGAGAGCATTTACATCCCTATAACCAAGGGAGAGTTTGCTGTCATTGTATCAACTTTCAAT TACATCATACCGCACCTCATGGGCTGGAGCACATTTGTAAGTTCAATCAAACCCGAGGAGTCACGGCCATACAGCAGGCCGCAGTCCACGTCTGAGTACGAATGGCGAAGGTGA